One Halosegnis longus DNA window includes the following coding sequences:
- a CDS encoding MFS transporter yields the protein MRLYRVVSLIFGWQLAASICYYAVFAATPFFRDEFGLSGAAIGFVVTALTLGYAVFLLPLGVVTDRYGERRTLTLGLCGLAVGTVLVAVSWSYLSLLLAVFLLGSVYGTAMPGTNKAIFDNTPVDRQNLAVGIKQVGVTAGSGASALIVTGLTGSVVWYVAGSRLTWEVSFLLVGALGAVVAAAFWLLYRPASTSDEASIPEFRTLLSNRPYRALTAAGVCIGTGVFTTTGYTVLYIDESVGATVAYGGVVLAGLQLSGSVGRVVTGWLSDTVPGEPRRAIGAILLVQCLASGLLFALVAVTEGVLLSTGALLALGFFALGSTGVYYSCMATLVPVEQMGGATGGGQLALTTGALVAPPAFGYLADTVGYRSSWLLLAGISLLGVVFVGRVIQLSPPKREQPLD from the coding sequence ATGAGGCTGTACCGCGTCGTCTCGCTCATCTTCGGCTGGCAGCTCGCGGCGAGCATCTGTTATTACGCCGTCTTCGCCGCGACGCCCTTCTTCCGCGACGAGTTCGGACTCTCCGGTGCGGCAATCGGGTTCGTCGTGACGGCACTGACACTCGGGTACGCCGTGTTTCTGTTACCGCTCGGGGTGGTCACCGACCGCTACGGCGAGCGGCGGACTCTCACGCTCGGGCTGTGCGGGCTTGCGGTCGGCACCGTCCTCGTCGCCGTCTCGTGGTCGTACCTCTCGCTTTTACTCGCCGTCTTCCTGCTCGGCTCCGTCTACGGGACGGCGATGCCGGGGACGAACAAGGCCATCTTCGACAACACGCCCGTCGACCGCCAGAACCTCGCCGTCGGCATCAAACAGGTGGGCGTGACGGCCGGCAGCGGGGCGAGCGCGCTCATCGTCACCGGACTCACGGGCAGCGTCGTGTGGTACGTCGCCGGCAGCCGACTCACGTGGGAGGTGAGCTTCCTGCTCGTGGGTGCACTCGGAGCCGTCGTCGCGGCGGCGTTCTGGCTCCTCTACCGGCCCGCGAGCACGAGCGACGAGGCGAGCATTCCGGAGTTCCGGACGCTGCTCTCGAACCGCCCCTATCGCGCACTCACGGCCGCCGGTGTCTGTATCGGGACGGGCGTGTTCACGACGACCGGCTACACCGTCCTGTACATCGACGAGTCGGTCGGCGCGACCGTCGCCTACGGCGGCGTGGTGCTCGCCGGCCTCCAACTGTCGGGGAGTGTCGGCAGAGTGGTGACCGGCTGGCTGAGCGACACCGTGCCGGGTGAGCCACGCCGCGCAATCGGGGCGATTCTGCTGGTGCAGTGTCTCGCCAGCGGGCTGTTGTTCGCCCTCGTCGCCGTGACCGAGGGCGTGCTCCTGTCGACCGGCGCGCTGCTCGCGCTCGGCTTCTTCGCGCTCGGCTCGACCGGCGTCTACTACTCCTGTATGGCGACGCTCGTTCCCGTCGAACAGATGGGCGGGGCGACCGGCGGGGGACAGCTGGCGCTCACCACCGGGGCGCTCGTCGCGCCGCCGGCGTTCGGCTATCTCGCCGACACCGTCGGCTACCGGAGCAGTTGGCTGTTGCTCGCTGGCATCTCACTCCTTGGCGTGGTGTTCGTCGGCCGCGTCATCCAGCTGTCGCCGCCGAAGCGAGAACAGCCACTGGATTAA
- a CDS encoding universal stress protein — protein sequence MLLAIDGDEDRLERQLDTLDSLPGREEIRATVLYVHEEVDVPGGPATVIEAINRELDELQGVPDVVYDAVDALDEMGIETETAAQVGKPAERILDAADELDVDVILIAGRNRSPAGKAIFGSVTQGVIIDSDRPVLVAS from the coding sequence GTGCTACTCGCTATCGACGGTGACGAGGACCGACTCGAACGACAGCTCGACACGCTCGATTCACTCCCCGGCCGCGAGGAGATTCGTGCGACCGTGCTGTACGTCCACGAAGAGGTAGACGTGCCGGGTGGGCCGGCGACCGTCATCGAGGCTATCAACCGCGAACTGGACGAACTGCAGGGCGTTCCGGACGTGGTGTACGACGCCGTCGACGCGCTCGACGAGATGGGTATCGAAACCGAGACGGCGGCGCAGGTCGGCAAGCCGGCAGAGCGCATCCTCGATGCCGCAGACGAACTCGACGTGGACGTCATCCTCATCGCCGGACGGAATCGCAGCCCGGCCGGGAAGGCCATCTTCGGGAGCGTCACACAGGGTGTCATCATCGACAGCGACCGACCGGTGCTCGTGGCTTCCTGA
- a CDS encoding TAXI family TRAP transporter solute-binding subunit, with amino-acid sequence MKGAATTMGVITMAGCSSGGGGDGENYQVTIAGTSSGSSTQQAGQALARAASQHSDSLNISVQVTDGWTANLYEYDSDNISAMGVDNNSLSKAMNDEGPFAEEPVDSLPMQGFVFTNLEIYWVATEDSGIESTADLAEGGYTIYPIQPGFGTRLLTEEVIREAGLWEPNEILNVGTSDIAGAVEEGRVDALAIYGANGVALSSWVQEVDVRSGGGLNVIEVDDNFEQAIDNVGGAIKKSGLEPYGWEQDVTSITDTTTAWVLAGQWAFGPDVPAGATQEIARISSEHWESIQESDPTALDHSDPESMTTAVIPELEIHPGVADFFEQEGVWNDEWTRGETNE; translated from the coding sequence GTGAAAGGCGCAGCAACTACGATGGGAGTCATCACGATGGCGGGCTGTAGCAGTGGTGGCGGTGGCGACGGCGAGAACTATCAGGTGACGATTGCGGGTACGTCCTCGGGCAGTTCGACCCAGCAGGCCGGGCAGGCACTCGCGCGTGCGGCAAGCCAGCACAGCGACTCGCTGAACATCTCCGTGCAGGTCACGGACGGCTGGACGGCGAACCTCTACGAGTACGACAGCGACAACATCTCCGCGATGGGCGTCGACAACAACTCCCTCTCGAAGGCGATGAACGACGAGGGCCCGTTCGCGGAGGAGCCGGTCGACTCGCTCCCGATGCAGGGGTTCGTCTTCACGAACCTGGAAATCTACTGGGTCGCGACCGAAGACTCCGGCATCGAGTCGACGGCCGACCTCGCCGAGGGTGGCTACACCATCTACCCGATTCAGCCGGGCTTCGGGACGCGACTCCTCACCGAGGAGGTCATCCGCGAGGCGGGGCTGTGGGAGCCGAACGAGATTCTCAACGTCGGCACGAGCGACATCGCCGGCGCAGTCGAGGAGGGCCGCGTCGACGCCCTCGCCATCTACGGCGCGAACGGCGTCGCGCTCTCCAGTTGGGTCCAGGAGGTCGACGTTCGCTCCGGCGGCGGACTCAACGTCATCGAGGTCGACGACAACTTCGAGCAGGCAATCGACAACGTCGGGGGCGCAATCAAGAAGTCCGGGCTGGAGCCGTACGGCTGGGAGCAGGACGTGACGAGCATCACCGACACCACGACCGCGTGGGTGCTCGCCGGTCAGTGGGCCTTCGGTCCGGACGTGCCCGCGGGCGCGACCCAGGAAATCGCCCGCATCTCCAGTGAACACTGGGAGTCCATCCAGGAGTCCGACCCGACGGCGCTCGACCACTCCGACCCCGAGTCGATGACGACGGCCGTCATCCCCGAACTGGAGATTCACCCCGGCGTCGCAGACTTCTTCGAGCAGGAGGGCGTCTGGAACGACGAGTGGACCCGCGGCGAGACCAACGAGTAA
- a CDS encoding TRAP transporter permease codes for MSGPEEQVADADIGFEREQPGDAELVSLRNVLIICSVVFWLGIMWYAYALPMSRALLAVLFLGAILEMYILTELMAMGGGGRGHLVPELKQAFGPGNRLHATLLTLSAVDILITTVYIGWNFQALYVERAGRALPHEYVMAAVFSLVMIYLTWRSFGRTFLAVVLIGFAYGRFGAFAPGPLQHGGLGVDRILRTVVISVDGFYGFLTQLVAAWIALFLLYAGLLKAYGAFDLIMRLAFRSAKYIDSGIAQTAVLSSAVIGSVNGSQTANAGMTGSFTIPLMKRYGVKPETAGGIEAVASTAGQVLPPVMGAGAFIMASLIPGITYVDVIVAGLIPAAILSLTIFVAVHYVAAPQLDNTSAESLLGDKLPRSEFASESLKYGIPLAVLIYKLGIQQVTVGTAALWTTAAMLLTGILFPIVHAAAGTNEESPVGALKRTLWETLDGCREGVVVLAPVAIILAAINGVVDILTATGVPTAISLTLLDLSGGVLIVAAILSMIICIVLGLGMPTTASYTIVALLVAPTLISQFFLPELASHFFVFYAAILAGLTPPIATCVAVACGIAGADFWRSCVEAIKISAPLFVLPFVFVYHPDIVSAELNMATAQIGILAMLGAVAIIHGINFPFRFDSRVQVLGARVVFFVGGVITMVYPTFLIQAGAVGVLAILYGSQVATGQASLRPAEVEG; via the coding sequence ATGAGCGGACCGGAAGAGCAGGTAGCCGACGCGGATATCGGCTTCGAGCGCGAGCAGCCGGGCGACGCGGAGCTCGTCTCGCTGCGGAACGTGCTCATCATCTGCTCCGTCGTCTTCTGGCTCGGCATCATGTGGTACGCGTACGCCCTGCCGATGTCGCGCGCGCTGCTTGCCGTGTTGTTCCTCGGCGCGATCTTGGAGATGTACATTCTGACGGAGCTGATGGCGATGGGTGGTGGCGGTCGCGGCCACCTCGTCCCGGAGTTGAAACAGGCGTTCGGGCCGGGGAATCGGCTCCACGCGACCCTGTTGACGCTTTCCGCCGTCGACATCCTCATCACCACCGTCTACATCGGCTGGAACTTCCAGGCGCTGTACGTTGAGCGAGCCGGCCGCGCGCTCCCACACGAGTACGTGATGGCGGCGGTGTTCTCGCTCGTGATGATTTATCTGACGTGGCGCTCGTTCGGCCGGACGTTCCTCGCGGTGGTCCTCATCGGCTTCGCGTACGGTCGCTTCGGTGCGTTCGCGCCCGGTCCCCTGCAACACGGCGGGCTCGGCGTCGACCGCATCCTCCGGACCGTCGTCATCAGCGTCGACGGGTTCTACGGCTTCCTGACGCAGCTCGTCGCCGCGTGGATTGCGCTGTTCCTGCTGTACGCCGGTCTGTTGAAGGCGTACGGCGCGTTCGATCTCATCATGCGGCTGGCGTTCCGGTCGGCGAAGTACATCGACTCGGGTATCGCCCAGACCGCCGTCCTGTCGTCTGCGGTCATCGGCTCCGTCAACGGAAGCCAGACCGCAAACGCCGGGATGACCGGCTCGTTCACGATTCCGCTGATGAAACGCTACGGGGTGAAACCCGAGACGGCGGGCGGTATCGAGGCGGTCGCGTCGACGGCCGGACAGGTGCTCCCGCCGGTGATGGGTGCCGGTGCGTTCATCATGGCGTCGCTCATCCCCGGTATCACCTACGTCGACGTCATCGTCGCCGGGCTGATTCCGGCGGCCATCCTCTCGTTGACGATTTTCGTCGCGGTGCATTACGTCGCCGCGCCGCAGCTGGACAACACCAGCGCCGAATCGCTGCTCGGTGACAAGCTCCCCCGCAGCGAGTTCGCCTCCGAGAGTCTGAAGTACGGCATCCCGCTCGCGGTGCTCATCTACAAGCTGGGCATCCAACAGGTGACCGTCGGGACCGCGGCGCTGTGGACGACGGCCGCCATGCTGTTGACCGGGATTCTGTTTCCAATCGTTCACGCCGCCGCCGGCACGAACGAGGAGTCCCCCGTCGGAGCGCTCAAGCGAACCCTCTGGGAGACCCTCGACGGCTGTCGTGAGGGTGTCGTCGTGCTCGCGCCGGTCGCGATTATCCTCGCGGCCATCAACGGCGTGGTCGACATCCTCACCGCGACGGGTGTGCCGACGGCGATCTCGCTCACGCTGCTCGACCTCTCGGGTGGCGTGTTGATCGTCGCGGCCATCCTCTCGATGATCATCTGTATCGTCCTCGGACTGGGAATGCCGACGACGGCCTCCTACACCATCGTCGCGCTGCTGGTCGCGCCGACGCTCATCAGTCAGTTCTTCCTGCCGGAGCTGGCGAGTCACTTCTTCGTCTTCTACGCCGCGATTCTCGCCGGCCTGACGCCACCGATTGCGACCTGTGTCGCCGTGGCGTGTGGTATCGCGGGCGCGGACTTCTGGCGCAGCTGTGTGGAGGCGATCAAAATCTCCGCGCCGCTGTTCGTGTTGCCGTTCGTCTTCGTCTACCACCCGGATATCGTCTCGGCTGAACTCAACATGGCGACGGCACAGATCGGCATCCTCGCGATGCTCGGTGCGGTGGCCATCATCCACGGCATCAACTTCCCGTTCCGCTTCGATTCGCGGGTACAGGTACTCGGTGCTCGCGTCGTCTTCTTCGTCGGCGGAGTCATCACGATGGTCTACCCGACGTTCCTGATTCAGGCCGGCGCAGTCGGCGTCCTCGCGATTCTGTACGGGTCACAGGTCGCGACCGGGCAGGCGAGTCTCCGCCCGGCGGAAGTCGAAGGCTAA
- a CDS encoding LeuA family protein has protein sequence MTGLKDVTLREGAQMPGLDIGDEQGRAVIEALASLGLGRVELSFPRATPRESWYRAAERHGLETAALARSIPADVEAALAVEPDEIEIIITTSELQLEHALGKSRQAAETMMRDAVELAVDGGVRAGVTLMDAVRADGDVLDSYAETAVEAGASHVTVADTTGAGDPSSVAETVRGVVETVGSEAGVTIHPHDDMDVGAANAKAGVEAGADSVDATVGGLGERAGNAPLEAVAVLLAEHGEPFDIDHAKLTPVCRRVHELLDVPLDPTTPVIGEAVHRHESGLHTAAMLSDPAAYEGFDPTRYGADRHLLFGRGTGSGAVRTLLTDAGIEPTEDRVTRALTVIHETATDRGEPLSEQEARDIVRERVE, from the coding sequence ATGACTGGACTCAAAGACGTCACGCTCCGTGAGGGCGCACAGATGCCGGGGCTGGACATCGGCGACGAGCAGGGCCGCGCCGTCATCGAGGCGCTCGCGTCGCTCGGACTCGGTCGAGTCGAGCTTTCATTCCCCAGGGCGACGCCGCGCGAGTCGTGGTATCGAGCCGCCGAGCGCCACGGGCTGGAGACCGCGGCGCTCGCGCGGTCGATTCCGGCCGACGTCGAGGCCGCCCTCGCGGTCGAGCCGGACGAAATCGAGATCATCATCACGACCTCCGAGCTCCAACTGGAGCACGCGCTCGGGAAATCACGGCAGGCGGCCGAGACGATGATGCGCGACGCCGTCGAACTGGCTGTCGACGGTGGCGTCCGGGCCGGAGTCACGCTGATGGATGCGGTTCGCGCCGACGGAGACGTGCTCGATAGCTACGCCGAGACCGCCGTCGAGGCGGGGGCGAGCCACGTCACCGTCGCAGACACGACCGGGGCGGGCGACCCGAGCAGCGTCGCCGAGACGGTTCGGGGCGTGGTCGAGACCGTCGGCAGCGAGGCGGGCGTGACAATTCACCCCCACGATGACATGGACGTCGGGGCGGCGAACGCCAAGGCGGGCGTCGAGGCCGGCGCGGACAGCGTCGACGCCACCGTCGGCGGTCTCGGTGAGCGGGCGGGAAACGCCCCACTGGAGGCCGTCGCGGTTCTGCTGGCGGAACACGGCGAGCCGTTCGACATCGACCACGCGAAGCTGACGCCCGTCTGTCGCCGGGTCCACGAGCTACTCGACGTGCCACTCGACCCCACCACGCCCGTCATCGGGGAGGCGGTCCACCGCCACGAGAGCGGTCTCCACACCGCGGCGATGCTCAGTGACCCGGCCGCCTACGAGGGGTTCGACCCGACGCGCTACGGGGCCGACCGACACCTCCTCTTCGGCCGCGGAACCGGGAGCGGTGCCGTTCGGACGCTGCTCACCGATGCCGGTATCGAGCCGACCGAGGACAGAGTCACTCGCGCGCTCACCGTGATTCACGAGACCGCTACGGACCGCGGGGAACCGCTCTCCGAGCAGGAAGCCCGCGACATCGTCCGCGAGCGCGTCGAGTGA
- a CDS encoding acetyl-CoA hydrolase/transferase C-terminal domain-containing protein, with the protein MSFEARTEGDLPVASPEAASEHVGDDATMLVSGFGSVGYPKLVPETLAESERDLSLAVVSGGSVGEEIDVALVEADAMARRYPFQARDAIREAINAGEVAFADRHISTLGDDVQFGGMVDPDIAVVEAVSVGEDWLVPSTSLGLTPAFIESADELIVEVNTAQPRALEQFHDVYRPEIPPNREPIPLSHPGERIGDARIQFDPAKLSAVVETDRRDVPYEFRDPTETDLEIAANLGSFMEREVDRSPLYEESVRLQFGVGSLGNALMRAIGDADLGDRDLIYYGEVIQDGLLDLLDDGKLEAASATSLALSAEGQTRLFESADRYAEDVLLRPGDVSNRASLIDRFGVVAINSAVGVDLYGHVNSTNVNGSRLISGIGGSGDFTRNAPLSIIALPSTAAGGEVSRIVPMVPHVDHTEHDLDVVVTEHGVADLRGLSPRERARELRECAAPSFRSALDEYLDRATAAGGHVPHDLETVFDWTDGE; encoded by the coding sequence GTGAGCTTCGAGGCCCGAACCGAGGGGGACCTCCCGGTCGCCTCCCCCGAGGCGGCGAGCGAACACGTCGGCGACGACGCGACGATGCTCGTCAGCGGCTTCGGCAGCGTCGGCTACCCGAAGCTGGTGCCGGAGACGCTGGCCGAGTCTGAGCGCGACCTCTCGCTTGCGGTCGTCAGCGGCGGGAGCGTCGGCGAGGAAATCGACGTGGCGCTCGTCGAGGCCGACGCGATGGCCCGCCGCTACCCGTTCCAGGCACGCGACGCCATTCGCGAGGCCATCAACGCCGGCGAGGTCGCCTTCGCCGACCGCCACATCTCGACGCTCGGCGACGACGTGCAGTTCGGCGGGATGGTCGACCCCGATATCGCAGTCGTCGAGGCGGTCAGCGTCGGAGAAGACTGGCTCGTCCCGTCCACCTCGCTCGGGCTGACGCCCGCGTTCATCGAGAGCGCCGACGAACTCATCGTCGAGGTGAACACCGCACAGCCGCGGGCGCTCGAACAGTTCCACGACGTGTACCGACCCGAAATCCCCCCGAACCGCGAGCCGATTCCGCTCTCACACCCCGGCGAGCGCATCGGCGACGCGAGAATCCAGTTCGACCCCGCGAAGCTGTCCGCGGTCGTGGAGACGGACCGCCGGGACGTGCCCTATGAGTTCCGCGACCCGACGGAGACGGACCTCGAAATCGCCGCCAACCTCGGCTCGTTCATGGAGCGGGAAGTCGACCGCTCGCCGCTGTACGAGGAGTCCGTCCGCCTCCAGTTCGGCGTCGGCAGTCTCGGCAACGCCCTCATGCGTGCCATCGGCGACGCCGACCTCGGGGACCGCGACCTCATCTACTACGGCGAGGTGATTCAGGACGGCCTGCTCGACCTGCTCGACGACGGGAAACTCGAGGCCGCGAGCGCGACCTCACTCGCCCTGTCGGCCGAGGGACAGACCCGGCTGTTCGAGTCGGCAGACCGGTACGCCGAGGACGTGCTCCTCAGACCCGGCGACGTGTCGAATCGGGCGTCGCTCATCGACCGGTTCGGCGTCGTCGCCATCAACAGCGCCGTCGGCGTCGACCTCTACGGCCACGTCAACTCGACGAACGTGAACGGATCGCGGCTCATCAGCGGCATCGGCGGGAGCGGCGACTTCACCAGAAACGCCCCGCTGTCGATTATCGCGCTCCCCTCGACCGCGGCCGGCGGGGAGGTGTCGCGTATCGTCCCGATGGTCCCCCACGTCGACCACACGGAACACGACCTCGACGTCGTGGTGACCGAACACGGCGTGGCGGACCTGCGTGGGTTATCGCCTCGCGAGCGAGCGCGTGAACTCCGGGAGTGTGCAGCCCCGTCCTTCCGGTCGGCGCTCGACGAGTATCTCGACCGCGCGACCGCCGCCGGCGGCCACGTCCCCCACGACCTCGAAACGGTCTTCGACTGGACGGACGGCGAGTAG
- a CDS encoding MaoC family dehydratase — protein sequence MTERTLEAGWQGRYYEDFAVGDIYKHPYGRTVTETDNVWFTNLSMNLNPMHFNEAYAAETEFGERLVDGTFVIALAVGMSVIDVSANATANLGYDDIRHHAPVFHGDTLFAESEVLHKRESESRDHVGMVTTELRAYNQHDDLVLSLERTPMVLKREHADPSAAQPTGWPEGIGTQPEDLEE from the coding sequence ATGACAGAGAGAACACTCGAAGCCGGTTGGCAGGGTCGCTACTACGAAGACTTCGCGGTCGGCGACATCTACAAACACCCGTACGGTCGCACCGTCACCGAGACGGACAACGTCTGGTTCACGAACCTCTCGATGAACCTGAACCCGATGCACTTCAACGAGGCGTACGCCGCCGAGACGGAGTTCGGCGAGCGGCTCGTCGACGGCACCTTCGTCATCGCGCTCGCGGTCGGGATGAGCGTCATCGACGTGTCGGCGAACGCGACGGCGAATCTCGGCTACGACGACATCCGCCACCACGCGCCCGTCTTCCACGGCGACACGCTGTTTGCCGAAAGCGAGGTGCTCCACAAGCGCGAATCCGAGAGCCGCGACCACGTCGGCATGGTGACGACCGAGCTCCGCGCGTACAACCAACACGACGACCTCGTGCTCTCCCTAGAGCGGACACCGATGGTGCTGAAACGCGAACACGCCGATCCGAGCGCCGCCCAGCCCACCGGCTGGCCCGAGGGCATCGGCACCCAGCCGGAGGACCTCGAAGAGTGA
- a CDS encoding acyl-CoA dehydrogenase family protein produces MIQRDTVQLSEQQRLVRDSIRDICSDFDAAYWREHDENATYPEAFADSLADHGWFGALIPEEYGGAGMSTAEAVVMMEEIAAGGGGFSAAQAVHGAIYNAVPLVKYGTEEMKSELLPAVAEGDTSIQAFGLTEPNAGSDSTRITTTAEKEDGEYVINGQKIWISRVDRSDYLVLMARTTRREAVDKRTKGLSMFLVDLEAAYESDSLTLEQIEKTAGRAVHSYELWLDDLRVDESALIGEEGNGFYQMLDGLNEERLVIAAECVGLGELALEAGAEYASEREVFGRKIGANQAIQHPLAEAYARVTAAKQTVYSAADAVARDGDATAIGARANVAKYLAADAAFDAADAAVQTHGGFGIAREYDVERYLREARLTRLVPITQELVLNFVAENELDLPRSY; encoded by the coding sequence ATGATACAGCGCGACACAGTGCAGTTGAGCGAGCAACAGCGGCTCGTCCGCGACTCCATCCGGGACATCTGCTCGGACTTCGACGCCGCCTACTGGCGGGAGCACGACGAGAACGCTACCTACCCGGAGGCGTTCGCCGACAGCCTCGCCGACCACGGCTGGTTCGGCGCGCTCATCCCCGAGGAGTACGGCGGAGCCGGCATGTCGACGGCCGAAGCCGTCGTGATGATGGAGGAGATTGCCGCAGGCGGGGGTGGATTCAGCGCCGCCCAGGCCGTCCACGGCGCAATCTACAACGCCGTCCCGCTGGTCAAGTACGGCACCGAGGAGATGAAATCGGAGCTCCTGCCGGCGGTCGCGGAGGGCGACACCTCGATACAGGCGTTCGGGCTGACGGAGCCGAACGCCGGCTCGGACTCCACGCGCATCACCACCACGGCCGAGAAGGAGGACGGCGAGTACGTCATCAACGGCCAGAAGATCTGGATTTCCCGCGTCGACCGCAGCGACTACCTCGTCCTCATGGCGCGCACGACCCGCCGCGAGGCGGTCGACAAGCGGACCAAGGGGTTGTCGATGTTCCTCGTCGACCTCGAAGCCGCCTACGAGTCCGACTCGCTCACGCTCGAGCAAATCGAAAAGACCGCCGGCCGCGCCGTCCACTCCTACGAGTTGTGGCTCGATGACCTCCGGGTCGACGAGTCGGCGCTCATCGGCGAGGAGGGCAACGGCTTCTATCAGATGCTCGACGGGCTCAACGAGGAGCGACTCGTCATCGCCGCCGAGTGTGTCGGCCTGGGCGAACTCGCCTTGGAGGCCGGCGCGGAGTACGCGAGCGAGCGCGAGGTGTTCGGCCGGAAGATCGGCGCGAATCAGGCGATACAACACCCGCTCGCGGAGGCGTACGCGCGTGTGACGGCAGCGAAACAGACGGTGTACAGCGCCGCGGACGCGGTGGCGCGCGACGGTGACGCGACCGCAATCGGGGCACGGGCAAACGTCGCGAAGTATCTCGCTGCCGACGCGGCCTTCGACGCCGCGGACGCCGCCGTCCAGACGCACGGCGGCTTCGGGATTGCCCGCGAGTACGACGTGGAGCGGTATCTCCGCGAGGCGCGGCTCACCCGACTCGTCCCCATCACGCAGGAACTCGTACTGAACTTCGTCGCGGAGAACGAACTCGACTTACCACGCTCATACTAA
- a CDS encoding MmgE/PrpD family protein, with protein MSTPEHALAQFVAETTYEDLPADAPETVTRAVVDTVGVTLAGAVEGAGAVAAEHDDIGEDADAATLLGLGTEDPERAALRVGTAAHALDYDDLSWALDGHPSVTLVPPLFALADDHSGRELVTAFAVGFEVECAVAGPISPSHYEAGWHATATFGTFGAAAAAASLLDFDAATAERALNAAASMPAGTKRNFGSMTKPLHAGLCARSGMTAALLAAEGLTTSATAMSGDQGFWDLYGPEPASAFSFGDEWALDTEGIHAKAYPCCYFTHTAIAATQALTDDIDPEAIDHIEVTAAGGAGDALTYPDPETGLEAKFSMEHAVACAAARDRVDLAAFEADALADETVAGLRERVAFSVDESLPYDSHEATVRVTTDDGTVERRQENPPGVHTNPLSPARRKRKFDDCARRAVEPPEADRLYDMFTDLTAVDDIGSVV; from the coding sequence ATGTCGACACCAGAGCACGCGCTCGCGCAGTTCGTCGCCGAGACGACATACGAGGACCTCCCCGCCGACGCGCCGGAGACGGTGACGCGGGCGGTCGTCGATACGGTCGGCGTGACCCTCGCCGGCGCAGTCGAAGGGGCGGGGGCTGTCGCCGCCGAGCACGACGATATCGGCGAGGACGCTGACGCCGCAACCCTGCTCGGTCTCGGGACCGAAGACCCCGAGCGCGCGGCACTCCGCGTCGGCACCGCCGCCCACGCCCTCGACTACGACGACCTCTCGTGGGCGCTCGACGGCCACCCGAGCGTCACCCTCGTCCCGCCGCTGTTCGCCCTCGCGGACGACCACTCCGGGAGGGAGCTGGTGACGGCCTTCGCCGTCGGCTTCGAGGTCGAGTGTGCCGTCGCCGGTCCCATCAGCCCGAGCCACTACGAGGCCGGCTGGCACGCCACGGCCACGTTCGGCACCTTCGGCGCGGCGGCGGCCGCGGCCTCGCTGCTCGATTTCGACGCCGCGACGGCCGAGCGCGCGCTCAACGCCGCCGCCTCGATGCCGGCCGGCACCAAACGCAACTTCGGCTCGATGACGAAACCGCTGCACGCGGGGCTGTGTGCCCGCTCGGGGATGACGGCCGCCCTGCTCGCTGCGGAGGGACTGACCACCTCCGCGACCGCGATGTCGGGCGACCAGGGCTTCTGGGACCTCTACGGGCCGGAGCCGGCAAGCGCGTTCAGCTTCGGCGACGAGTGGGCACTCGACACGGAGGGCATCCACGCGAAAGCGTACCCCTGCTGTTATTTCACCCACACCGCCATCGCCGCGACGCAGGCGCTCACCGACGACATCGACCCCGAAGCTATCGACCACATCGAAGTGACCGCGGCGGGCGGGGCCGGCGACGCGCTCACGTACCCCGACCCGGAGACGGGACTGGAGGCGAAGTTCTCGATGGAACACGCCGTCGCCTGTGCGGCGGCCCGCGACCGGGTCGACCTCGCTGCCTTCGAAGCCGACGCGCTGGCCGACGAGACGGTCGCCGGCTTACGCGAGCGCGTCGCGTTCAGCGTGGACGAGTCGCTCCCGTACGACAGCCACGAGGCGACGGTCCGGGTCACGACCGACGACGGCACGGTCGAGCGGCGACAGGAGAATCCGCCGGGCGTCCACACGAATCCGCTCTCGCCGGCCCGACGAAAACGGAAGTTCGACGACTGCGCGCGGCGGGCGGTCGAACCGCCCGAGGCCGACCGCCTGTACGACATGTTCACCGACCTCACCGCCGTCGATGATATCGGCAGTGTGGTGTGA